A stretch of the Mycobacterium shigaense genome encodes the following:
- a CDS encoding DUF1345 domain-containing protein, whose protein sequence is MRFQVSRETAVLRIAVAVVFGVAVAFAVGHTVGWRFALVGWIASAAVYVCWTWLIIGGMDAEETRRYATREDPTRWIADVVIVSASVASLLGVGYVVAAGSHSGARAVAAALLGIATVAASWVAVHTLFTAHYARLYYSDEPGGIDFHDPEPPRFRDFAYLAFTVGMTYQVSDTEIGLTSIRATVLRHALLSYLLGAVVLAVTINLIAGLSSKV, encoded by the coding sequence GTGAGGTTTCAGGTTTCCCGGGAGACCGCCGTGCTGCGGATTGCGGTTGCCGTGGTCTTCGGAGTTGCCGTTGCGTTCGCCGTGGGACACACGGTCGGCTGGCGGTTCGCGCTCGTCGGCTGGATCGCCAGCGCCGCGGTCTACGTGTGCTGGACGTGGCTCATCATCGGCGGAATGGACGCCGAGGAGACCCGGCGATACGCGACCAGAGAGGATCCCACCCGCTGGATCGCCGATGTGGTCATCGTGTCGGCCAGCGTCGCGAGCCTGCTCGGGGTGGGTTACGTGGTTGCCGCCGGATCGCATTCCGGGGCCCGGGCCGTCGCGGCCGCACTTCTCGGCATTGCGACCGTCGCGGCGTCCTGGGTCGCCGTGCACACGTTGTTCACCGCGCACTATGCGCGGCTCTACTACTCCGACGAGCCGGGCGGGATCGATTTCCACGACCCCGAGCCGCCGCGCTTCCGCGACTTCGCTTACCTCGCCTTCACCGTCGGCATGACCTATCAGGTCTCCGACACCGAGATCGGGTTGACGTCGATCAGGGCGACGGTGCTGCGGCACGCGCTGCTGTCGTACCTGCTGGGCGCGGTCGTCCTCGCGGTCACGATCAATCTGATCGCCGGGCTCAGCTCCAAAGTGTGA
- a CDS encoding DUF732 domain-containing protein, with protein sequence MSVRGLRLMCIPVVVAAALTVGSGVAVADDDSYIAQLTKLGFSGDRDSLIALGHAICSDRSTGYTPDQLAQVVQTKFTNATYADATSVISAAESAYWP encoded by the coding sequence ATGTCTGTTCGCGGACTACGCCTGATGTGTATCCCCGTTGTCGTTGCTGCGGCCCTCACCGTGGGTAGCGGTGTCGCCGTCGCCGACGATGACTCGTACATCGCGCAACTTACCAAGCTGGGCTTCAGCGGCGACCGGGACAGCCTGATCGCGCTCGGACACGCGATCTGCTCCGACCGCAGCACCGGCTACACCCCCGACCAGCTGGCCCAGGTCGTCCAGACCAAGTTCACCAACGCGACCTACGCGGACGCGACGTCCGTTATCAGCGCCGCCGAATCGGCCTACTGGCCATAA
- a CDS encoding EAL domain-containing protein has product MIIPTALMTNILDNAIAGKGLVTAFQRVVALPSRTVVGYEALARWPALNNPAPTEVFAYAEETGKLDLLDRVCIRAAVKGALQATFAPGMLLLVNTEPATSRIDPSRDSNIMRAADCFNLTFEITERGLLSNPRALLRKVAALRSSGLAIALDDVGSDPDSLALLDVVSPDMVKLDMCSIQHQPDRVQARIIAAVMAHQERSGAVICAEGIETDDQLEQALAYGAAFGQGNLFGVPGELTGVPKGFRWPGRESYPPSGATGTTFELASGVLPTRPVRHKTLSELSKHVERIAMTAENPPIVLTTLHEDTDSRMVTKLKYLAIAERCPLLALFSQSWPLGIGPRVREVRLDSSDPMSRESTIVVLGPDTAAALIARERLGVKGISASDADRRFDMAVTFDREFVTMAAQRLLARLI; this is encoded by the coding sequence ATGATTATCCCGACGGCTTTGATGACAAATATTCTTGACAATGCGATCGCGGGCAAGGGTCTCGTCACGGCGTTTCAGCGCGTCGTGGCTTTGCCGAGCCGGACGGTCGTCGGCTACGAGGCGCTCGCGCGCTGGCCCGCGCTGAATAATCCAGCGCCCACCGAGGTTTTCGCCTACGCCGAAGAGACGGGCAAATTGGACCTTCTGGATCGCGTCTGCATTCGCGCGGCAGTTAAGGGAGCGCTGCAGGCAACTTTTGCGCCCGGGATGTTATTACTGGTCAACACCGAACCCGCCACGAGTCGTATCGACCCGTCCCGCGACAGCAATATCATGCGGGCCGCCGATTGCTTCAATCTGACATTCGAAATCACCGAGCGCGGATTGCTCAGTAATCCCCGCGCGCTTCTCCGGAAAGTCGCGGCGCTGCGTTCTTCGGGGCTCGCGATAGCACTTGACGATGTCGGGTCGGACCCCGATTCCCTGGCGCTGCTCGACGTCGTCTCGCCCGACATGGTCAAGCTCGACATGTGTTCGATCCAGCACCAGCCAGATCGGGTGCAGGCGCGCATCATCGCCGCGGTCATGGCCCACCAGGAGCGAAGCGGCGCCGTCATCTGCGCCGAGGGGATCGAAACCGACGACCAGCTCGAGCAGGCATTGGCGTACGGTGCGGCGTTCGGTCAGGGCAATCTCTTCGGCGTTCCCGGCGAACTCACCGGCGTCCCAAAGGGGTTCCGGTGGCCGGGCAGGGAAAGCTACCCGCCCAGCGGCGCGACCGGAACGACCTTCGAGCTGGCATCGGGGGTGCTGCCCACCCGGCCGGTCCGGCACAAAACGCTGTCGGAGCTGTCCAAACACGTGGAACGCATCGCCATGACCGCCGAGAATCCCCCGATCGTGCTCACGACACTGCACGAAGACACGGACTCACGCATGGTCACGAAGCTCAAATACCTTGCCATCGCCGAAAGGTGCCCGCTGTTAGCGCTTTTCAGTCAAAGCTGGCCACTCGGAATCGGGCCACGGGTCAGGGAAGTCAGGCTCGATTCGAGTGATCCGATGTCGCGCGAGTCGACCATCGTGGTGCTGGGTCCCGACACCGCGGCCGCGCTGATAGCGCGTGAGCGGCTAGGCGTCAAGGGCATTTCCGCCAGTGATGCCGACCGGCGCTTCGACATGGCAGTCACCTTCGACCGCGAATTCGTCACCATGGCGGCGCAACGGCTACTCGCTCGCTTGATCTGA